The Methanofastidiosum sp. genomic sequence CTTGAAAAGAATGTTCCTAGAAGGCTAGACGATGGGGACCAGATATGCTTTGGGTACAACGCTAGCCAAGGCCCTTATATGCCCTTCTTATATAAAAAATATTAAAAAATAAATTTATAGAGCTTTGAACTCTATCTTCATCGATTTTCCTACTGTTATGATGTCTGAGTGCTTTAGAAGGACCTTCTCTCCCTTTCTAACATCAACGCCATTCACCTTTGTGCCGTTGCTGCTTTCAAGGTCCTCTAGGTAGTACCTTACCTGCTCGGTCTGCTCGTTTAAGGCCATAGTTATCCTGAAGTGCCCACCGCTAGTTTTTCTAGAAATTGACTGGGCCTCTAGGGGTGTGACAAACCTCTCAAAGTCCTCCCTGCCAAAGATCCTGTGGATCTCGTTTACTACCCTAATAGTTTCCTGTGGGTGGTACAGGATATAAGATGGGTTTGCCGCTATCTCTACCTTCCTGCCTACAACAGTTTTATCGTCCTGAGGTACTGCCCCTGGCCTTCTTAGGCTATCTTGAAGTATCGTGTCGCCGTAGGAATCCCCGGGCCTTCTATAAGGCTGGGCTAAAGTTGGGTTTATCCTTACCCCGCCTGTTGTCGGTGGCTTGCTGAACAGTGTCTGCTCCGGCGCAGTTTCAGCTGGCCTTTTCTTGTCCAATCTGAAGCTAATTGTGCCAACGTCCTCGATGTACTTGAAGTACTGGGCGGTCTGTTTGTGCAAGACCAGTAGGAGTATAACAACTAAAGATACCCCCAATATAGGTAAAGGAAGCAAGAGAAGGCTTCCTATATACTTAATCTTCCCAAGTATCTCTCCCAGCTCTGGAACTGTAGTTGCGAGTAGGGATATGACTGAAAGTGCTGCTAGGAGTATTATAATCCCAAACCTTGCCCAATTTCTTCCCTTGTATACGAAGTACCCTATGATTACGAAAAAAACCCCAAATATTGCGGGCAGTATCATCACGGGCTCGTAAAAAATAACTGAGGAATAGATTGATGCCAGCACCAAAATAAATCCTAATAAAATTGATAGCGAGGAAACTAGAGTGACAACTATTGGTACTCTATAAAATCCTCCTCTTGCTTGACTCATTACTTACCACCTCTCTATTTAGTACATATAACGGCTGATTTTTTATTATATTAACATTTCTATGTTATTTAGCCGTAAAATCCAATCCGAACGGCTAACGCGCCTACTGGGATTGGGTGGGACCTTTATAAAAATAATCTATTTTTGGCCTATATAAGTATATGGAAAATTGAAAAATATGGCCAAATTGAGGTTTCATAGCCTCAAAAGTGCATTGTCCCTGTTCCTGATAGCCTCTGTATAGTTTGGATCAATGGCTATCGCCCTATCATAGCAGATTATAGCATCAGAATAGTTTCCCATGTTAAAATAGACAATCCCCTTATTGTTCCACGCCTGCTTGTAGTCTGGATTAATTTCAATTGCCCTATCGTAGCAGGCTATCGCCTCATCGTATTTGCCCTGATTCTTTAGAGCTACCCCTTTGTCATTCCATGCATTTGCGTAGTTTGGGTCTACCTCAATTGCCTTGTCGTAGCAGATTATGGCTTCGGAGTACTTGCTCTGCTTATTGAATTCTATCCCTTTGCCATACCAGGAATATGCAAGGTATTCCCTAGCATTTTGATTGTTTGGATTAATCATTACAACTTTCTCAAAGTTTGTTATCGCCTCGTCATAATTTTTTTCGTTGTAGTATGAAACGCCCTCCTCATAATACCTGTTGACGTTATGCATTAATCCCAAAACAATCACAATAATTGATGATAACAATAAAACGGCGAATATAGATGCTAAAAATTTCTTAGAATAGGGCTTCTTATAGGACTTAAATATTTCATTTGAGGTATGCCCAATATTTCCACCATTAAACTCTGGATTCTGTTGAGCCACAGTAGGGGGGGCATTGCTATAGATCTGGGTTTTTGTTTCTATGGGGACGTTATCTGAATAGATCTGTGTCTTAGTTTCCACAGGTATATCACTGGGCGCTGGGCGAGCTACTGACCCATCGGTAACGGCTTGCCCGCAGTTAGGGCACTCCCTCCAGTTGGTGTTGATTATTTTTTTACAGTTTGGACATATAGTTTTGAGCTTGGAGTTACATTTAGGGCATGTTGACATATTCTCGTCAATCTCAGAATTACAGTAAGGGCATGTTAACTGCACCATGGGACCTAACAAGGACATAATTTCAAAATATATAAATATATGGAAAATCTTCGATTGCTCCAAAACAC encodes the following:
- a CDS encoding FHA domain-containing protein encodes the protein MSQARGGFYRVPIVVTLVSSLSILLGFILVLASIYSSVIFYEPVMILPAIFGVFFVIIGYFVYKGRNWARFGIIILLAALSVISLLATTVPELGEILGKIKYIGSLLLLPLPILGVSLVVILLLVLHKQTAQYFKYIEDVGTISFRLDKKRPAETAPEQTLFSKPPTTGGVRINPTLAQPYRRPGDSYGDTILQDSLRRPGAVPQDDKTVVGRKVEIAANPSYILYHPQETIRVVNEIHRIFGREDFERFVTPLEAQSISRKTSGGHFRITMALNEQTEQVRYYLEDLESSNGTKVNGVDVRKGEKVLLKHSDIITVGKSMKIEFKAL
- a CDS encoding tetratricopeptide repeat protein: MSLLGPMVQLTCPYCNSEIDENMSTCPKCNSKLKTICPNCKKIINTNWRECPNCGQAVTDGSVARPAPSDIPVETKTQIYSDNVPIETKTQIYSNAPPTVAQQNPEFNGGNIGHTSNEIFKSYKKPYSKKFLASIFAVLLLSSIIVIVLGLMHNVNRYYEEGVSYYNEKNYDEAITNFEKVVMINPNNQNAREYLAYSWYGKGIEFNKQSKYSEAIICYDKAIEVDPNYANAWNDKGVALKNQGKYDEAIACYDRAIEINPDYKQAWNNKGIVYFNMGNYSDAIICYDRAIAIDPNYTEAIRNRDNALLRL